In Ipomoea triloba cultivar NCNSP0323 chromosome 7, ASM357664v1, a single genomic region encodes these proteins:
- the LOC116026187 gene encoding uncharacterized protein LOC116026187, which yields MNNVVESRWLTPHLKAIKALWLCGSSLLYMDASLFATAINLQVLGLYELHFGCGKQLTAAMQLLQKCPNLCELGTTPYQEGSKLDKEAASRLFEDPNGCFIVQDLTMLNTIKIDSFWGSTTEMLFVKMLLSKSRALEKIVIMESSDIDTSIAVKSLRELLRFPRASTKAQIVCLENDDDDDASMYSSAMGELWSMERY from the exons ATGAATAATGTGGTTGAATCAAGATGGTTGACACCACATTTGAAAGCAATTAAAGCTCTTTGGTTGTGTGGCTCTTCCTTGCTG TATATGGACGCATCTTTGTTTGCAACTGCAATAAATCTCCAAGTATTGGGGTTGTATGAATTACATTTTGGTTGTGGGAAGCAGCTCACTGCTGCTATGCAATTGCTTCAAAAATGCCCCAACCTATGTGAACTGGGAACTACGCCTTATCAG GAAGGAAGCAAACTTGATAAAGAAGCTGCTTCAAGACTTTTTGAGGATCCAAATGGTTGCTTTATTGTTCAAGATCTAACGATGCTTAACACAATCAAGATTGACTCATTTTGGGGATCCACAACCGAAATGCTTTTTGTGAAAATGTTGCTTTCAAAATCCCGCGCACTAGAGAAAATTGTTATTATGGAATCTAGTGATATTGACACATCCATAGCTGTCAAAAGCCTAAGGGAGTTGTTGCGTTTTCCTCGTGCATCTACAAAAGCCCAAATTGTTTGCTTGGAAAATGACGACGATGACGATGCCTCCATGTATAGTTCGGCCATGGGCGAATTGTGGTCAATGGAGCGGTATTAG